The genomic stretch TGCCATCAAATTTGCAGCAAGAATATCTAGGTGGTAGTGCATTCCATCAGTCAGGGGCTAGCATGGAATACAACTTCCCTCAGTATAGAAGTGGAGCCTCAGTAAGCAGATTGCCTAcgtctgctgctgctgctgttgctggtCATGGAGGTTTTGGGGCCTCTAATAACAATCACGGGAGTTTCTTGCATAATGCATCTGCTACTCCTGGCAGCATAGCTGACTATGATGATGTTTTCCGCCCTCAGTATAAGGATGGAAACCATTTAACCGCTCTTTATCAGGTAGAGATTGAAACGTAGAAGTAGTTAGGCgcaatttgtgtttgtgcatCTTATTACTTGTAATGTGCTTCAGAGCAGTAGTTCAGCATGACTTCTGATTTGATATTCACTGTTTCGGATACTGATTTCTGATGATTGGCCGTCatttttatgattttcatttctccactttaaagtttctgttttCTGTGGATTCCAGAGTTCAAGAACATTGCCTTCCGTTCCAGACAGTGCATTCAACAACTTACTTGGGCAGAATCAACAGCATGCAGGATATCGACAAGGGCAGGCTGGACAGCTGCCCTCCCAGTTGCAGAGTTATCGAGGACACCCGGATTTCTATCATTCCCAAGTGGACGTAACACAAGAACTTCAGCGGCAACGCCTCAATGATTTAGGCTTAGGAGGTTTCCAAGACCTGTCACCTCAGCAGTTGCACCAGATTTGGCAGGGGACCTACTAATAGAAagtttttccctctcttttttttctttctatttttgttttctgcaatgGGGCTTGTAGTGAGTTTGGAGTTGCCAAATTAGGGTGTCACTTTAGTTCAGAATCTACGGCGGTTCTGTTTGGCTGTCCAATTGTACATACTCTAAACGGAGAAGTTATCGTTTTTTGCCTTGTGCCTCGACGATGTATCTTACGAAACTGTTGTGGCATGAATTCTACATTCAATGCGATGACCTGCAATTTTTGTTTCTACTACTGTAGAAAGCTTAAAAGCTCGACGGAATTCTCGCTTTACCTGTTTTCTCCGGTGGATATCTTATGAAAAGATCGAGTTGGTAGATTTGTGcttaaatataatacatctaAGTGTTGGAAAAGTCAGTTGGGAGGTAGGCAGTGAGAGTGATATTACCGTTGTGATATAGTTTAGTGATTAATTTTGTGGTTGGTATCACTTAATCTTCTCCTAATTCTGGATCATTCTTTCTGGTTTGCTTCACAAAACTATTGGTAGAAATGTTGCTATTTAATCGCACGTTCTGAACACATCTTATGGTGAATCTCTTGTGACTGCAAAGACTGCGTGCTTGAACGGGTTTGCTAATGGCAGGAGGTGCAGATCTGGCGGCTCCTTCCGTTGTGTTGAAAACTGTAATTGATCGGAGACAAGATGCCGATAAAAGCAAGAGTCACCACAGGCCTGGGATTGATGCAATGCTTATGGCACCCAAGTTGCCCAAGGAAGTGGCACCAGTTCCTGAGGGGGAGACTCTTCGCCGGCCACGTGGGAGGCCAGCAGGTTCGAAGAACAAGCCGAAGCCGCCCATCATAGTCACCCGTGACAGCGCTAATGCGCTTCGTGCTCATGCAATGGAGGTAAGTTCTGGCTGTGATGTGAGTGAGAGTTTAACCAACTTTGCAAGGAGGAAGCAGAGAGGCATTTGCATACTGAGTGGAAGTGGCTGTGTGACCAATGTCACGCTGCGACAACCAGCTTCATCTGGCGCTATTGTGACCCTCCATGGCCGGTTTGAAATCCTGTCATTGCTCGGGTCAATCCTGCCCCCGCCAGCCCCTCCAGGGATCACAGGGCTAACCATATATCTTGCAGGGGCTCAGGGGCAGGTTATGGGAGGGGGTGTGGTCGGTGCGCTCATTGCTTCGGGCCCTGTGGTGATCATGGCTGCCTCGTTCATGAACGTCACTTTTGATCGCCTGCCACTGGATGAAGAGGAAGTTGCGGCGGCTTTGCAAAATCAGCAGCACCAAAACGGCCGCCACCACCACCTGGACATCTCGGATTTATATGGACTTCCTCAGAACCTGATCACTAATGGTAATGTCCCTCCTGAGGTGTACTCCTGGGCATCCGGCCGAACCATGTCAAAAACTTAGAGTTGCAAGAAATCAAAATCTGTATTAGTAAGTGGTGATTAATATTCTGGAGATGTGTCATCTCTCCAGTAGCATTAAGCTTTATCGAAATAGTTTCGATTCCCTTATTActgcttgtttttcttttcatgtaaCCTACTTTTAAGTATATAAATCATGTAACCATTGCAAGAGCAGCTATAAAATACAGTTGATCTACTTCACTTCTGTTCTATGCCTTTACTTTGTGCACAAATTCGGTATCTGAAAATCGCGCACGCTGATTCCGCCAATGATAGTTTGAAGTTAAAGTATCGTAACCTACCCCATTTCCGGAATCATAAACCCCAACTCATCCAACAGAGAATAGATCTCTGGGGCTTTGTGATGTAGCCTTCCACCGGCTATAAACTCATGAACCTCTCCGTCCACTTCGATCAAACTACACCCCGGTTCTTTCTCTATCTTCTGTTCCTTCATCGATAGCCTCTCCTTCGTCGCTTCCTGAAACTGACTAGAGGCAGCATAGACATTTGACATAAGAACATAACCGCAGCTGTCGTTTGGGTCCAATTCGATCACACGCTTTGCTGCTCGTTTTGCCATCTCAATGTTACTGTGCTTCCTACAACACGAGAGCAAGGACCCCCAAATAATGGCATCTGCTTTTACCGGCATGTTATCTATAAGCTCTTCTGCTTCTTCAAGAAGTCCTGCCCTGCCTAACACATCAACCATGCAACTATAGTGCTTTATCGAAGGTTCAATCTTATAACTTCGTGTCATTTTCGAGAGATAATCCCTTGCTTTCTCCACCTTCCCCGAATGATTACACGCTGTTAGGACCCCAAGAAAACTGACACCATCCGGTATAAAATTTGAAGTTTCAAGCCTTGAGAACAGCTCAATTGCTTCCTCCTCGCAACCATTAACGGCCAAGCCCATGATCATGGTGTTCCAACAGGACAACACTTTATTTGGGGCAGCCTCAAAAACACGAAGAGCCTTTTTGATGCTTCCACATTTGCAGTACATGCTTATAATCGCCGTGACAACAATTCCATTCATTTCAATCCCATTTTTCTTTATGTATTCATGAATCCACTCCCCTTGTCCAATTGCTCCCAACTGAgcagaagcattcaacaagcTCACCATTGTAAACTCACTAGGCCTAATCCTCTCCTTCTGCATTTCACCAAAAAGTTCCAATGCCTCTGCATACTTCCCATTCCTAACAAATCCGCTAGTCATTGAATTCCAAGAAACCGAATTCCTCGAAGGCATCTTATCAAACAGCCTCTTGGATTCACTCACTTCACCACATTTGGAAAGGCCCATGATCATAGAATTCCATGCAACACTGTCACATTCCAAGTGCTCATCAAACAGTTTTCTTGCTTCTCTCAGAAACCCACAATTTGCATACATGTGTATAATCGTGTTTCGCGTAAATTCATCGCCTTCGAGACCCAATTTTATAACTCTTCCGTGAAGCTGAGCTCCGTCTTCGGCAAGGCCAACTTGAGAATAAGCCTTGAAAACTGAAGGGTAAGTCAATCTCTGTGGCTCAATTTCTGAAGCTACCAGCATTTCAATGAAAAGAGAGATTGCAGTTTTCGGGTTTTGGCTTTCGGAGAAGCCTCTGATGATGGTATTCCAAATGAAGGGGTTTGGCTTTTTTATGTGTTGGAAAACCATGTAGGCATAGTTGATGTCTCCGGCTCGGCAGGCAGAGAAGGCCAGGACCCGGCTGGCGACGACTGTGTCCTTGGTTAGGCCAGTTTTGAGGAGGTGCGCGTGGATCTTTTGGAGGTCTTTCATGGAGGTGCATTGATTTTCTAGCATGGAGAGGTGTGGATTTTCTGAGATGAATTTGGATATGGAGGTAGAAGAAGTGAAGGAGCAACAGCATGGTGTCATATTTCTTGTGGCTCTTGTCTTCCGTTTTTTGAGCTGCATCTAATCCTCTTGTGGTAGTATAATGTGCAAAGAGTAAAATTTGTAAGAAATGCTAGTTGAACATTGAGGGCTTGGTACTTGTGGTCGTAGCCCAAATTTCTTCCATGGACTTGATGGTACACTATAGTTATGGGTcaatcttctttgttttttgtttgctaGGGTTGGTCGATCGGCCATTCGCAGCAGCGTATGATGTACATTTCGAAACTACTCGTATCATAATGCTTATATATTGTCATATCGTGGGTTCAAGCCATTGATTTGTTCAAGCATTTCTCACATCAGAAACCTTATGAAGTTAAATTTATTTGTATTGAATGATTTTAGTACTAACTTTACCAAAGCTTTTTGTACAAAGAAAACCCACAATTATTGGACGACAAGTGGTTAAATTAAGAGCGATACTGATGTTGATTAGTAATATTGAGCCATTGAACCATCTCTGAAGCATCGACTTAAGTTgatttttgacaaaatatttAATCTAAAATTACAGTATGACAACATAAACATTTATCTGGATTTTTAAGTCTAGCAAAAAAAGATTATTACTCTCTTACTAAACTCATCTGCCACCACGATGGTTTCCTTCTAGTTTGTTTATGGCAAAGTAAACAGAAAACGTCCCTTGCAAGTGTGACTTTTGCTTAACATGACCCAGCACTACGGTAAAGCTTGACCTTTGTGCAAGGTATTAGGATCATTGTCAAAGATTTAGGCACACAAATACAAGATTTGTCGGTAAACATACTTATCATAGGCTGCTTATAGCATGATTAAAGACTAATAAGATCTTAGCCTCCAGTAATTTTATACTTAATAGTCTCAATCAAAGACATTCTCACCACTCATCTACAAATGGGGATTATGGTAGTAACAATCTTTATTTGGAACCAAAGCATAAAGCAAAAACTTTGGATTAATAAATTAATCCACATAGGTATATTTCGAATCCAATTGGTCAAAAGTGCAAGCCATAGGATAGGATTTTAGACCGTCCACTTTAAGGACTTATTTCACCAATCCAGCTCACTTTGTTCATACATGGTGCCCCACATAAAGATCcataatacacacacacgcatatatTTTGTAACTGAAACGGCAAATAAGGGCTAATTAGATCATTATTTAAGctaacattttctctacacTATTTAGAAGaacaaaggtttttatttttgtgagttTGATGATGTATTTACATGAGTCCAACAAATCTTAATCGTGTGTTTTAGTATATAAATAAATAGCATATATTGTGTCCGATCAATCGTAAAATTATACGTGTGAAATTTTATGTTATCTTCAAGATGTTTTTCCAGTAGCAACCCAAACcaaaaagcttaaaaaaaaaaaaaaaaaaaacgtgattGACACTTTTGGTAATTTGGGTACATCCATACTAGATAGTTATATCTTTTAATTTGATCGATACCGAGGGATGAATCGGATGCTTATCCACTTAAGGTACAAGTTTCTTGTtaatcttattattattattttttaatttcaagagTTTATTTTCATAGTTGAATATGTAATACTACCCTCTCTCTCCTACTGTAAACAAGTTATATTAACTTAGAAGACATATTCTACAACACCACACTTGCAAAGCTGCAATGTTGGTTGGTTGGTTGATGGTTACTCAGATAAAATGTTGTCAAACTTCAAAAAGAAGAGGcagagaaaaaggagaaaggCAAAATGCACACATAACCACCATCATTACAATCATCACTTAACAGCCACAAACCCAAAACTAAATTCCAAACAATTCCTCCCacctcttttcctttttcctcaACCTTCTTCTCTGCCCTACCTTTTGCCTCCTTTTCcacccctccctccctcccccgCTTCCACCTCCCTACACCTACACCTCTctcttatacatatatatgcgtGTGAGtgtgtgaaaatatttttcaagtGTATAACAATTGAGACAAAGGGTACAAAGACCTTCTGTTCAACAACATCGTTGATGCTTCTCTAGTTTAAGTATTATTTgctcctctttctttctttctttctttcaaccAACCAAACAAAGTAGAACTAGATTAGATcagaagaagcagaagaagaacaagtcatcaaagtgaagaagaagaagaagaagaagaagaagaaggagaagtaagcggaagaagaacaagtcatcaaagagaagaacaagaagaagtaCAAGAAAGTAGAAGTAAGCAAAGGcaccaaatgggtggaaggTTTATTTATCCTATAACTCCAATCTCCTGCTTGTTACTCCTATTGGGTATTTTCTTCTGTTCAGGTGACTTCCTTTGTCTTGATGTGAACTTTGAGTTGCATCCTATACAATTTTATATTtggtttttcttatttatgaTTTGTTATGGCACCATCTATCATTctgttttgttaattaatatatttggtAATAATACCatttgcttctttttctttttttctttgtttctttctgCCTTTGACAAGTGAATTTTTATGCTTTCCCTCTTCCCCAT from Pyrus communis chromosome 7, drPyrComm1.1, whole genome shotgun sequence encodes the following:
- the LOC137739929 gene encoding AT-hook motif nuclear-localized protein 16-like, producing MAGGADLAAPSVVLKTVIDRRQDADKSKSHHRPGIDAMLMAPKLPKEVAPVPEGETLRRPRGRPAGSKNKPKPPIIVTRDSANALRAHAMEVSSGCDVSESLTNFARRKQRGICILSGSGCVTNVTLRQPASSGAIVTLHGRFEILSLLGSILPPPAPPGITGLTIYLAGAQGQVMGGGVVGALIASGPVVIMAASFMNVTFDRLPLDEEEVAAALQNQQHQNGRHHHLDISDLYGLPQNLITNGNVPPEVYSWASGRTMSKT
- the LOC137739928 gene encoding pentatricopeptide repeat-containing protein At2g42920, chloroplastic; this encodes MTPCCCSFTSSTSISKFISENPHLSMLENQCTSMKDLQKIHAHLLKTGLTKDTVVASRVLAFSACRAGDINYAYMVFQHIKKPNPFIWNTIIRGFSESQNPKTAISLFIEMLVASEIEPQRLTYPSVFKAYSQVGLAEDGAQLHGRVIKLGLEGDEFTRNTIIHMYANCGFLREARKLFDEHLECDSVAWNSMIMGLSKCGEVSESKRLFDKMPSRNSVSWNSMTSGFVRNGKYAEALELFGEMQKERIRPSEFTMVSLLNASAQLGAIGQGEWIHEYIKKNGIEMNGIVVTAIISMYCKCGSIKKALRVFEAAPNKVLSCWNTMIMGLAVNGCEEEAIELFSRLETSNFIPDGVSFLGVLTACNHSGKVEKARDYLSKMTRSYKIEPSIKHYSCMVDVLGRAGLLEEAEELIDNMPVKADAIIWGSLLSCCRKHSNIEMAKRAAKRVIELDPNDSCGYVLMSNVYAASSQFQEATKERLSMKEQKIEKEPGCSLIEVDGEVHEFIAGGRLHHKAPEIYSLLDELGFMIPEMG